The sequence TCCAGGAATGGAAGTAGACATTCAGGAAACAGGTCATATTTTAATGATTGGACGGCGAGAAGATATTCTTGCTCTTCGTGAAAAGCTTATGCCTTATACAGTGAAAGGTCGATTTATTCCTTTTACATTACTTTTGGAGGAAGCATCACATTATAATTTATTGAAAATTGGTGCACATCCTTTCCGTGAGACAACGCCACTCCATCACATTGATAGCAACTTGTTGTCTCAACTGGACGCTTTTGATTTGAATGGCAAAGATTTATATGAGCAAGGTGTCGAAGTTAATTCTGAAAAGGTATTTGCGTTTGCAAAAGCATTGGGGCTTCCAGTGGTAGGCGGTAGCGATACACATCAAAGTATTCAATATGGCTGTATTGTCAATCAATTCCAAGAAAAATGTGAAACAGTCGATGAATTGAAGCGAAATATTGCAGAGGGTCACTACAAAATTAAAATTTCGCCAGATTTACGTGAAAAAGTGTCAGCTGCGAAAGAAATGAAGAAAATGTTAAAAGAAAAGATGGCTGAAGTGATGAGTTGAAGTAACAGTCTTATTGCTTAACTTTTAGTACACTTTGAATTTTATAATGAAAAAATATCCTATTCAACCGATATTGTATATAAGAGTATCAATGCAATCTTATATGCGAGAGGGTGAGAATATGAAAATCAACGGAAGTCCTACTTATGTGAAGATGGTTAAAGGATTAATTGATCATCAGAAAAGGTCTTTTGAAGGCACGTTAAAGCCTAATAATAAATTGTTTAAAGAGTCATCTGTTGAACTACCTCCTGAAATTCAACAAATGCGTAGGTTATTGGAGGACAAGAAAAAAGCATTAGAAAAGTTAGAGACCGATCAGACTGCTAAAAAAATTGCACGTGGTGAAATGATTACTGAGGAAGAACGGGAGAAATTGCGAGCAATTGACCCTGAAAAACTTAGAAAAGCGGATGAGGCCAATGAAAAGCGTGCGTCTGTTAGTCGGCGATTAGCTAATGCGAAAAGCAAAACAGAGGTAGCAGCGATTATTGCCGGTGAAAAATCAATGGCGCTGATGATTTATGATAAAGGCGATCAGGTATTAGGTGAGTTATATTTAGAAGCTGTTGGAAAAGCAGAAGTCGATTATTATCAGGGGAAACAGTCTAAGCCTGCTACGATTAGAGGTATAGATTATGCTAAACGAGAACGCTTATTTGATATGCGTCTGTAACAGATGAACATCTTACGAGTCCTTTCCATATGTATAGAAAGGAAAGGGGCGGGTAAGATGATTACATCGGCAACAATTGACATTGAAGGTCATTCATTTACGGCCGTGACAGTGCATTTACCAAAAACGACGTTGTTAACGGTATCTAATGACAATGGATATATTATGTGCGGTGCGTTAGATGTGGGGCTACTGAATACGAAGTTACAGGATCGGAAAATAATTGCGGGGCGCGCAGTTGGCGTCAAGACGATTGAGCAATTACTGCAAGCCCCACTGGAGTCGATTACACTGGAAGCAGAGCGACTAGGCATTCATGTAGGAATGACCGGGGAACAGGCTTTGTTGAAAATGGCATGAAAAATGAGAAGATACTTTCCCGAATGATGGACTAACGGGAAAGATATCTTCTTTATTTTGCAGAGTATTGCTATAATGAAAATAGCGAATAGTTTGAATGTTGGGATGGAAGCTTGTAACGTTACTTGGTGTTGGTCAAGCGTTGTTTTGTTATTCGAAATGTTGTCTAGTGTAGCTGAAGCATTATTTAGTTCAACTGAAGCGTAACCTAGTTTATTCGAAACATTGTCTAGTTCATCGAAAGCGTTGTTTTATTCATACGAACAGGGGGTACTTATGTTTTTTATAGAGGCAAAACGGATTATTGTCGTTATTTTCGGTTCACTATTAGTGGCCATCTCACTTAATTTCTTTTTAATCAATGCAAATGTTTATGCGAGTGGCTTTGCGGGTGCTGCGCAGCTGACGTCTAGTGTGTTGGAAGATTTTCTAGGCATCCGAATTAGCACAGGGATTTTATTGTTGCTATTCAATATTCCAGTCTTTATTTTAGGATGGTTCAAAGTTGGAAAAGGATTTACCATCTATAGTATTGTTTCCGTCATTTTCGCAACTCTTTTTATGGGAGCTTTACCTGTACTGTCCGTGTCAGAGGATATTATTTTAAATGCCGTTTTTGGAGGCGTCATCGCAGGAGTTGGTGTTGGATTATCATTAAAACTGGGTGCTTCAACAGGTGGAATGGACATTGTTGCAATGGTCTTATCACGTTTACAAGATAAACCAATTGGAACGTATTTTTTACTTCTTAACGGTGTCATTATTGTTTTGGCAGGAATTGTGTATGAACCTGAAAATGCGTTGTACACGATGCTCACACTATATGTAACGACGGCAGTCATTGATATGATTCATACGCGTCATGAAAAAGTAACAGCTATGATTGTTACACTCAAGGCGGAAGAATTGCAACAGGCCATTCATCAAAAAATGGTTCGTGGTATAACGATACTTCCTGCCAAAGGTGCTTATTCAAAAGAAGATAAAAGCATGCTGTACCTGGTGATTACGCGTTATGAATTATATGATTTGGAAACAATTATTAAGGAAGTCGATCCGAATGCCTTTACAAATATTGTACAAACAGTAGGGATTTTTGGCTTCTTTCGACGTGAAGGTGAAGTCGTCAGCAAGTAATAATAACAATCCGAAAAAAGTATCATTTCCTTCGAATTTGTTCATGCTAACAAAAAGGGAGGTGTGATACGATGGCTCAAGAAATCTTATGTGAAGTGAATAACTGTAAGTTTTGGAGTGCTGGGGACAAATGTAGTGCAAAATCCATTTATGTCGTCAGTCAAAAAGGAAAAAAGGCGATGAGTAGTGAGGAGACGGATTGTAAAACATTTGTACCGAGGGACTAAGCCTCGTCATTCACGCCTAACGAAAACTCTTTCTACGATAAATCATCGTAGAAAGAGTTTTTTTGGATTCTTTTTTAATGAAGTAAAATGATGAATATTGCGACTGTTTTAGTCGACTAAAAAATATATCTAAGCCCTTATTAATCATGTATAATCATATAGGGTTTACTGATTAAAGGACGTGTTTATTATGATAGGACGTAATGAGCCATGCCCGTGTGGCAGTGGAAAGAAGTATAAAAAATGCTGTGAATCGAAAGCGGCATTTTCGATAGAGGAAGTACAGTTGGAGGAGTTAGAAAGGATTTTACAAGCTTTTTACGAAGAATATCCTGAAAGGCGTGACATAGGAGATTACTTGCAAGTAGCGAACAAGTGGAAAGAGTCGCTACAGACTTATTTAATAGAAGAAATGATTGAAGCGATTGCAGTGGATGAATTCTTTTTCCATCATAAACCGGAGATTTGGACGGGCTATTTGGCTAAGCAACGTAAGAAAATTGTTCGTCCATCTGTACTACAGGTATTGGAAACATGGAATAATCCATGTGCCTTCATCGGAGAAGTGGTTGCAGTAGACGAGGCTTATCTATCTGTCAAAAGTATTTTCGAGGATGAAACAATCCAGTTAAGGCGTGAAAGTGAAAAACCAGTGCCGGTAGGGGTGCATCTCTATTGCTTCATCTTGCCAGATGGAACGGCGCAGACTAATCATTATTTAGCAATCTCAAGTTTACTATTCTTCCCGACAGACCATCAACAAGTGTTTGAGCGGTTTACGAAACAGTTTGAAGCGCATCAACAGCCTGTTGCTACATTTTTAAAAGAAAATGGCATTGCATTTTGGAAGCTGCTTGGTGAAGATGGCTATGACGGAGGAGAATTTACTAATTTTGAAGCAGGTGTACTTCTCAAAGCAACTGAATTTTTGGAAGCAAATGATCGAGAATCAGAGAAGCTAGTAGAAGTAATAGAAGATTATTTAGTGGAGCAGCAGCCAAATGCTCGAAAAGAAGTAGCCATTGCAGCTGGAGCCATTCGCTTTGGTCAGGAAAATGCATTGTTTGAACCTCTTCAATTAACCATTAAAGAAATTGCGGAGTGGTTTGAAGTCTCTACTTCTTCGTTGAATAAATATTACAATGATTTAAATGCCTATTATAGTCGCAAAGAATAAAACGAAAAGCATCTCACTTACTGGAGTAATCTAGTTGAGTGAGATGTTTTATTTTTTCAGGAAATGAAACGAATTGAAGTCTCAACCCGTTATATTGAGTGAAAGTCTAAAACGAGACGTGCGCATGGTCGTTTGAGTGAGGAGGTCAACAATGCAAGAGGATAATCGGTGGATTCAACAGGTGACCCGAAAATGGTTTTGGGTATCGAAATGGAAGGCGGAATAGAAGTACCTGCCTCAAGACTTGAAACATGGATTTTAACGGGAATTCATATCCTACAGTTAACAACTGGTCCATTTTGGATGAGACAGATCAAAACGGTCGTTACAAGACAGATATTCATCTTGCAGTCGCTGATTTAGATGAAGTTCCAGAGGAATTGACGTTGCACTTGGTTTCTGTGACGCGTTATGAAGAGGTTACAGACAAATGGAAAGTGCCGTTGTATCAAAAGCAATAGGTAATATGTGTAGGACTCCGTAAACTATGGAGTCCTTTTTGCCATGTAATGAAAATATTTTAAGATTAATTGGATAATTGCTGATATAATAATATGAAAAACCTTTTGAAAGGAAAAAGGAATATGAAACTACATTTTTATCAACCAAAGTTTGATAAACAGATTGATACATATATATTAACGGATGAACAGCTTCAGTTTACAGGAATACCAAAGGAATCAATTGAATTTTCAAAGGCAGAGGATAATCACTACCCAATTTTAGTACTCGAAAACGACCAGTTGGTCACATTTTTTGCTTTTCATACATGCGAGGGTGTGCAGCCTTACTCAGAGAATGAGAATGCCATACTAATTAGAACTTTTTCAACCGATTTTCATCACCAGCGTAAGGGCTATGCGCAGCAAGCATTATCGCTTATACCAGGATTTGTCGCTGAACATTTTGCAGGGATTAATGAAATTATTCTAGCTGTCAATGTGAGAAATAAGCCAGCACAAGCTTTATATGCAAAATGTGGGTTTATTGACAATGGTGTTCGAGCGATGGGGCGTAGAGGCGAATTGATTGTGTTGAGTTATTATTTGTAGGATTTTTTACAAAGTAGTACTAATCTATGGGAGGAAAATGAAATGATGTTAGAAATCATTGCGACAAATGTAGCGGATGCGATTGCAGCGGAGCGTAGTGGTGCAGATCGGTTGGAGCTTTGCGCAGCCTTATCAGAAGGTGGGCTAACGCCAAGCTTAGGGCTGGTGGAAGCTGTCGTACAAGCAGTCGATATTCCAGTCCACGTTATTGTTCGACCCCATAGCCGGACTTTTCACTATGATGAAAGTGATCTCGCAGTCATGCTCGCAGATATTCGTTATATTAAGCAGGCAGGTGCCGCTGGTATAGTGATTGGTGTATTGAACAAGGATAACAAAGTGAATACGGAAGCGTTATCACGTTTGTTGAAGGAGACGGCGGAGATGAATGTCACTTTTCATCGTGCTTTTGATGACATCGAAGATCAGCTGGAGGCGTTAGAGGTCATTGCGAGTTTTCCGCAGATTCAACGGATTTTAACTTCCGGGGGACAAGCACCGGCACCAGAGGCAGCTGAACAGTTGAAAAAATTGGTGGATAAGTCCCGTAATACATCAGTCCGTATTTTGGCGGGCAATGGCATGAGTCCGGAAACGTTATCTGCATTAGTGAAGGCAACAGGCTTAGAAGAAGTTCATTTTGGCTCGGCCGTTCGTGTGAATCGAAGCTTTATGTATCCGATAGATGAGGCGGTTATTGCTGAAGTGAAAAGCGAGCTTATGCAGTTGGGTAAATCGTAGGAAGAGCTTCTTAAAGTAGTTTAAAAAATACTAGCATCCATCAAATGTAAATTTATGGATGCTGGTATTTTTGTGCTGTGCAAGGGTACATGTTGAATACACAGCCGTGTACGCCTATGTTATTGTCAAATCAATTTGGTATAGCATAATGTAATAAGTGTGGCGAGAATTCAGAGGAAATCACCTCATATTCTATTTTTTTCTTGTTATTTATTGACAAAGAAATAACAAGTTCAGTAAGATAATAAAGTTGATTCGTAGTTGCTTTGAATGAAAAGCCTAGTGATCACCGCGTGGAAAGGGGTGAACAATACGCGTTAAACGTAAATCGGAAAACAGTTAAAGCGCCAGTGCTGAAAAAATCGGAAGCTATCTATTTTCAGCAGACGAGGTGGAGGAGTATCGAGTCTTCGGCGGAAGCCTCCCGATCGCAATTGCCCGGTTGTAATTTTTGCTAGCAAATCGTTTGAGTAATCAAACAGACAAAGAGGCAAAAAGGCAAAAATCTTAAGTAATATGCAAGTACACTTCGCTCATGTAGCTGGGGTGTAGTTAAGTGTTGCTAATTTTGCAAACATCGGAGGAAACGACATGTGTGGAATTGTTGGTTATATTGGAATGGTAGATGCAAAGGAAATACTATTAAAGGGACTTGAAAAATTAGAATATCGTGGTTATGACTCAGCCGGTATCGCGCTTCGTACTGAACAAGGCGTTACTGTTATAAAAGAAAAGGGACGTATTGCAGATCTTCGTAGAGCCGTCGATGCAACTATTTTAGCATCAACTGGTATTGGACACACACGTTGGGCAACCCACGGCGTTCCCAATCAAACAAATGCCCATCCTCATCAAAGTGCATCAAATCGGTTTACCCTTGTGCACAATGGAGTGATTGAGAATTACAGTTCTTTGCAAAAGCAATATTTGCAAGATGTTTCAATGAACTCTGATACAGATACAGAAGTCATTGTGCAGCTGATAGAAAAATTCGTGGCAGGTGGCATGACAACTGAGGTGGCTTTCCGTCATACGTTAGCTTTACTCCATGGCTCCTATGCGATTGCTATGCTGGATGCTGAAGAGGAGAACACAATATTCGTTGCAAAAAATAGAAGCCCGTTGCTAGTCGGCATAGGTGAAAACTTCAATGTTGTAGCCTCTGATGCGATGGCCATGCTGCAAGTAACGGAACACTATGTAGAACTACATGATAAGGAAGTCGTCATTGTTCGACAAGACATGATTGATATCATGACCTTGGAAGGTACGAAAATAACACGCGCTCCATATGTAGCGGAGCTTGATATGAGTGACATTGAGAAGGGGACCTATCCTCATTTCATGCTGAAGGAAATAGACGAACAGCCAGGTGTTATTCGGAAGATTATTCAAGCGTATGAAAATGAGCAAGGCGAGCTGTCAGTGGATGTGGCTATTGTTAATGCGTGTAAGGAAGCAGACCGTCTCTATATTATTGCAGCAGGTACTAGTTATCATGCTGGTTTGATTGGCAAGCATTATTTTGAAAAAATCGCTGGCATTCCAGTGGAAGTGCATATTTCAAGCGAGTTTGGTTATAACATGCCTCTGCTGTCGGAAAAGCCTTTGTTTCTATTTATTACCCAATCAGGCGAAACAGCAGACAGCCGCCAAGTATTGGTGAAAATGAAAGAACTAGGCCATCCAACGATCACGTTGACCAATGTTCCAGGTTCAACACTTTCTCGTGAAGCAGACCATACACTATTGCTGCATGCCGGACCCGAAATTGCGGTAGCTTCGACAAAAGCTTACACCGCACAAGTAGCTGTTCTAGCGATAATCGCAAATGTGGTAGCGCAGAGCAGAGGAAAAACTGTAGCTATTGAGCTGAAGAAAGAGCTTGCGATTGCTACAAACGCTATTCAAGCACTTGTAGATTCAAAAGAAGAGATGGCAAAAATCGCAGATGAATTTTTAGCGGTGTCACGAAATGCGTTTTTCATCGGCAGAAGTCTCGATTTCTACGTTAGCTTGGAAGGAGCACTAAAGGTCAAAGAAATCTCCTATATTCAAGCAGAAGGCTTTGCTGGTGGTGAATTAAAGCATGGGACGATTGCCTTGATTGAACAAGGCACCCCTGTTGTTGCATTGGCCACACAACAAGCCGTAAGCCCGAATATCCGTGGAAATATCAAAGAAGTCGTTGCAAGAGGGGCAATTCCATGCATTCTATCAATGGAAGGGCTGGAAGAAGAGGGCGATCGCCTTGTACTACCAAAAGTCCATGAATTGCTTGCACCACTTGTCGCGGTGATCCCTATGCAACTGATTAGTTACTACGCTGCACTTCAAAGAGGCTGTGACGTTGATAAGCCGAGGAATTTGGCTAAGTCAGTTACGGTGGAATGAAGCCTGGTCATGTAGGATGATAATAAAGTCGTTTAAAATTGGACGTCTAACATCCGTTTGCTTATAAAATAAGCGAACGGATGTTTTATTTTTAGAGGGAATGATGGCTAATGTTAAATAGTGACTAGCTAAAAAAAGAAAAGCTTTAAAGGATATTAATCACTCAAATCTTGGCTATTGACATTTATCCAAATAAATCGTTGCGTTTTTTTCATTGTATCCCCTTTTTACACAAGCTATAATAATTCCGAGAATGATAATCATTTTCAATTAAGCGTAAGAAGGAAAGGGGCAATAAGTGTGAAGAAACATAATGGAAAGCGAATCATACTATGGGGAGGGATTTTCCTCCTATTGTTAATATTATCGGCATGCAGCGATTCTGGAGGAAGCGCAGCTGATGTGCAGGTAGAGGAAGAGGAAAGTGAGACGGGGGTTCAATCTGAAGTGCTGGCGGAGGAAAGTGAAAGAACCATTCAATATACAACGACTAATGGTGAAAAGGTTGAAATACCTGCAAATCCAGAACGAGTCATTTATTTGGGGGCGACGCTTGGTGACTTCTTGGTGATGAATATTCCAGTAGTTGGTAATAACCTTGTCCATGCTTCTGGTAAATTCTATGAAGGTAAAACGGAAGGAATAATTGATGTTGGAAATCCTGGTGACTTAGAGTTGATGATGACTTTAGAACCGGACTTGATTGTTAATAGTTACCATCAGGATGCAGATCGAAACGAGGCATTGTCGAAAATTGCTCCTACTGTTCCCTTCAACTCAGCGCTTCCTTATAGGGAACGTATAATCGAGATTGG comes from Sporosarcina sp. FSL K6-3457 and encodes:
- a CDS encoding GNAT family N-acetyltransferase; the encoded protein is MKLHFYQPKFDKQIDTYILTDEQLQFTGIPKESIEFSKAEDNHYPILVLENDQLVTFFAFHTCEGVQPYSENENAILIRTFSTDFHHQRKGYAQQALSLIPGFVAEHFAGINEIILAVNVRNKPAQALYAKCGFIDNGVRAMGRRGELIVLSYYL
- a CDS encoding PHP domain-containing protein, whose translation is MEIDLHTHGKLSKKVEFSLEYFMEMVDKAKENGLDGFALTEHFNTHRFHDVYDTLDKEFPYANNYYDVKGIKVFPGMEVDIQETGHILMIGRREDILALREKLMPYTVKGRFIPFTLLLEEASHYNLLKIGAHPFRETTPLHHIDSNLLSQLDAFDLNGKDLYEQGVEVNSEKVFAFAKALGLPVVGGSDTHQSIQYGCIVNQFQEKCETVDELKRNIAEGHYKIKISPDLREKVSAAKEMKKMLKEKMAEVMS
- a CDS encoding ABC transporter substrate-binding protein, whose translation is MKKHNGKRIILWGGIFLLLLILSACSDSGGSAADVQVEEEESETGVQSEVLAEESERTIQYTTTNGEKVEIPANPERVIYLGATLGDFLVMNIPVVGNNLVHASGKFYEGKTEGIIDVGNPGDLELMMTLEPDLIVNSYHQDADRNEALSKIAPTVPFNSALPYRERIIEIGNIFGQQEEAAGWIAKFEAQSQDMWDKLQLAEGETATVFLQLGKTFYVMGNRSLGAIIYEEDGFAIPPAVQEHIIDEGQTFLAISEELLPEYAADHLFVLVLGNDESQTEADRMLQSPLWGTLPAVQKGNVYIESADWNTDGLLALEQLLEELPQWMQRP
- the glmS gene encoding glutamine--fructose-6-phosphate transaminase (isomerizing) — encoded protein: MCGIVGYIGMVDAKEILLKGLEKLEYRGYDSAGIALRTEQGVTVIKEKGRIADLRRAVDATILASTGIGHTRWATHGVPNQTNAHPHQSASNRFTLVHNGVIENYSSLQKQYLQDVSMNSDTDTEVIVQLIEKFVAGGMTTEVAFRHTLALLHGSYAIAMLDAEEENTIFVAKNRSPLLVGIGENFNVVASDAMAMLQVTEHYVELHDKEVVIVRQDMIDIMTLEGTKITRAPYVAELDMSDIEKGTYPHFMLKEIDEQPGVIRKIIQAYENEQGELSVDVAIVNACKEADRLYIIAAGTSYHAGLIGKHYFEKIAGIPVEVHISSEFGYNMPLLSEKPLFLFITQSGETADSRQVLVKMKELGHPTITLTNVPGSTLSREADHTLLLHAGPEIAVASTKAYTAQVAVLAIIANVVAQSRGKTVAIELKKELAIATNAIQALVDSKEEMAKIADEFLAVSRNAFFIGRSLDFYVSLEGALKVKEISYIQAEGFAGGELKHGTIALIEQGTPVVALATQQAVSPNIRGNIKEVVARGAIPCILSMEGLEEEGDRLVLPKVHELLAPLVAVIPMQLISYYAALQRGCDVDKPRNLAKSVTVE
- a CDS encoding copper homeostasis protein CutC; this translates as MMLEIIATNVADAIAAERSGADRLELCAALSEGGLTPSLGLVEAVVQAVDIPVHVIVRPHSRTFHYDESDLAVMLADIRYIKQAGAAGIVIGVLNKDNKVNTEALSRLLKETAEMNVTFHRAFDDIEDQLEALEVIASFPQIQRILTSGGQAPAPEAAEQLKKLVDKSRNTSVRILAGNGMSPETLSALVKATGLEEVHFGSAVRVNRSFMYPIDEAVIAEVKSELMQLGKS
- a CDS encoding YecA family protein, yielding MIGRNEPCPCGSGKKYKKCCESKAAFSIEEVQLEELERILQAFYEEYPERRDIGDYLQVANKWKESLQTYLIEEMIEAIAVDEFFFHHKPEIWTGYLAKQRKKIVRPSVLQVLETWNNPCAFIGEVVAVDEAYLSVKSIFEDETIQLRRESEKPVPVGVHLYCFILPDGTAQTNHYLAISSLLFFPTDHQQVFERFTKQFEAHQQPVATFLKENGIAFWKLLGEDGYDGGEFTNFEAGVLLKATEFLEANDRESEKLVEVIEDYLVEQQPNARKEVAIAAGAIRFGQENALFEPLQLTIKEIAEWFEVSTSSLNKYYNDLNAYYSRKE
- a CDS encoding YunC family protein, with protein sequence MITSATIDIEGHSFTAVTVHLPKTTLLTVSNDNGYIMCGALDVGLLNTKLQDRKIIAGRAVGVKTIEQLLQAPLESITLEAERLGIHVGMTGEQALLKMA
- a CDS encoding DUF1540 domain-containing protein; this encodes MAQEILCEVNNCKFWSAGDKCSAKSIYVVSQKGKKAMSSEETDCKTFVPRD
- a CDS encoding YitT family protein, translated to MFFIEAKRIIVVIFGSLLVAISLNFFLINANVYASGFAGAAQLTSSVLEDFLGIRISTGILLLLFNIPVFILGWFKVGKGFTIYSIVSVIFATLFMGALPVLSVSEDIILNAVFGGVIAGVGVGLSLKLGASTGGMDIVAMVLSRLQDKPIGTYFLLLNGVIIVLAGIVYEPENALYTMLTLYVTTAVIDMIHTRHEKVTAMIVTLKAEELQQAIHQKMVRGITILPAKGAYSKEDKSMLYLVITRYELYDLETIIKEVDPNAFTNIVQTVGIFGFFRREGEVVSK